The Idiomarina loihiensis L2TR genomic sequence ATACATCCAGCTCCAGCATGCCCCGGCGGCACGCCCAACGTAAACGACGCTTGTCTTTTAGTGCTTCTTCTGACTGTTTTAACGGCAACATAAAATCTCCGCAGCAATTGCCCTTGTAATTCGATAATGTGCCCTAATATTACCACGTAAGCCATTTAATAAGGAGTCATTGTGGTTGAGTTAACGCAGCATTTTACTGACGCAAATCAGGATCACCTTTCCGTTCAACTGACGGACTATGGTATCCTCTCGGTTTCTGGCGAAGATGCTGACAGTTTTTTACAGGGTCAGCTGACATGTGATTTACGCAAACTCGACCAGGATAATTGCTTATATGGCGCACATTGCGATCAAACCGGAAAAGCGTTTAGCATCTTCTGGCTTTATCGCGAAGACGACGCCGTTTTTTTAATTATGCATCGCAGTGCAATTGAAGGCTCTTTGGCACAATTAAAGAAATTCGGTGTCTTTAGTAAAGTCACTATTGAAGATGTAAGCGACGACTGGAGCATAGCCGGTGTTTTCGGTAGCAAAGCAGCCAGCGTTGCAGCAGAATTTGATGGCCGGGTAATGCAGGTTGGGACCAGTCCCGACCAATATCTGTTACTCAGCCAACAGCCAATTTCTACGGATTATCCGCAACCTTACTGGGATGCGTTGGAAATTGAACGGGTTCGTCCACAACTTACGTCTGAGAACATCCAGGCGTTTGTCCCGCAAATGATGAATTTGCAGGTGTGGGATGGAATCAGTTTTGACAAAGGATGTTATATCGGCCAGGAGACTATTGCCCGGATGAAATATTTGGGCAAACAGAAACGGGCGCTCTTTCGCTTATCCGGTAAAGTAACGGCTCAAGTTACTGCTGGTACGCAATTAGAGAAAGCCATTGGCGAGAACTGGCGTCGTGCAGGTACGGTCATTATGGCAGTGAACCGCACCGACACCCAAGTGGACTTATTAGCTGTTTTACCCAGTGACATAGACACTGACACGGCTATACGAGTCCGGGATGACGACGCAAGTCTTCTGGAAATACACTCACTGCCTTATCAATTAGGTTAAATTTATGAGCGAAACCATTGCACCAAACAAAGTCGTGGCTATCAACTATGCCGTTAAAACGGAAGATGGCCAGACGCTGGACCAGTCTAAAGATGGCAGCCCACTGAACTTCATCCACGGTCGTGGCATGCTGATTCCTGGTCTGGAAAATGCACTGGAAGGCAAAAAAGTTGGCGATAGCTTCACTGCAGAAGTTAAACCAGAAGAAGCTTATGGCGAACGTCATGACGGCTTAATCCAGACTGTACCACGTAACCTGTTCGGCGAAAACGAAGTACAGCCTGGCATGCAGTTCCGTGCCAGCACGGATCAAGGCGAACAGTCTGTTGTTATCGTTGAAGTAAAAGACGACGAAGTGACTGTTGACGGTAACCACCCACTGGCCGGTGTTAACCTGAACTTTGACGTAAAAGTTATTGAAGTTCGTGAAGCGAC encodes the following:
- a CDS encoding FKBP-type peptidyl-prolyl cis-trans isomerase; this translates as MSETIAPNKVVAINYAVKTEDGQTLDQSKDGSPLNFIHGRGMLIPGLENALEGKKVGDSFTAEVKPEEAYGERHDGLIQTVPRNLFGENEVQPGMQFRASTDQGEQSVVIVEVKDDEVTVDGNHPLAGVNLNFDVKVIEVREATEQELEHGHVHTDGEDH
- a CDS encoding YgfZ/GcvT domain-containing protein, with translation MVELTQHFTDANQDHLSVQLTDYGILSVSGEDADSFLQGQLTCDLRKLDQDNCLYGAHCDQTGKAFSIFWLYREDDAVFLIMHRSAIEGSLAQLKKFGVFSKVTIEDVSDDWSIAGVFGSKAASVAAEFDGRVMQVGTSPDQYLLLSQQPISTDYPQPYWDALEIERVRPQLTSENIQAFVPQMMNLQVWDGISFDKGCYIGQETIARMKYLGKQKRALFRLSGKVTAQVTAGTQLEKAIGENWRRAGTVIMAVNRTDTQVDLLAVLPSDIDTDTAIRVRDDDASLLEIHSLPYQLG